The following coding sequences are from one Saccharomyces eubayanus strain FM1318 chromosome VII, whole genome shotgun sequence window:
- the PMC1 gene encoding calcium-transporting ATPase PMC1 yields the protein MSRQDENSALLANKANNQPSYTRNQNGDQDDFKLSKSQLSDLHNPKSVGSFIKLFGEETGNFFKYLKTDRNAGISLPKRTDYRKTTRYKNYGDNSLPERVPKSFLQLVWIAFNDKTMELLSVAAVVSFVLGLYELWVQPPQYDPEGNLIRQVDWIEGVAIMMAVLVVVLVSAANDYQKELQFAKLNKKKEDRKIIAIRNDQEVLISIHHALVGDIISLQTGDVVPADCVMISGKCEADESSMTGESNTIKKLPIANSLKDFKKFNSSHDHLRKKPLDIGDADEDGNRVADCMLISGSRILSGLGRGVITSVGINSVYGQTMTSLNVESESTPLQLHLSQLADNISVYGCVAAIILFLVLFVRYLFYVIPENGRFHDLDPAQKGSKFMNILITSITVIVVAVPEGLPLAVTLALAFATTRMTKDGNLVRVLRSCETMGSATAVCSDKTGTLTENVMSVVRGFLGNFNFDDNKSLPVSEQKKLNSKKVFEKDCSSSLRNDLLANIVLNSTAFENRDFKKKNKGNSSTDRDSSERSSSSNGWMSKLLFFKKNKNDNHEDQLFENVSKGKQEPFIGSKTETALLSLARFSLGLQVGELQDLRDQPTEKFNIEKIVQTIPFESSRKWAGLVVKYRGSEGKRPFYRLYVKGAAEIVFQNCLYKRNSDDTLKKIDEETKEQINGEIKNLASGALRAISVAHRDFYECESWPPEQLRDKDSPNTAAHDLLFNDQSIEKGLILDGILGIQDPLREGVRESVLQCQRAGVTVRMVTGDNILTAKAIARNCSILSGDVSSESYSAMEGTEFRKLTKNERIRILPNLKVLARSSPEDKRLLVETLKGMGDVVAVTGDGTNDAPALKLADVGFSMGISGTEVAREASDIILMTDDFSAIVNAIKWGRCVSVSIKKFIQFQLIVNITAVILTFVSSVASSDETSVLTAVQLLWINLIMDTLAALALATDKPDPNIMDRKPKGRSSSLISVSTWKMILSQATLQLIVTFILHFYGPELFFNSHEDQITSHQQQQLNAMTFNTFVWLQFFTMLVSRKLDEADGISSWRDRISTANLNFFQDLGRNYYFLTIMAIIGGCQVLIMFFGGAPFSIARQTKSMWITAVLCGMLSLIMGLLVRIIPDEVALKAFPVAYVQKFKYVFGLEFLRRKQLAKNDDEEALLDESDTPESTAFY from the coding sequence ATGTCTAGGCAAGACGAAAACTCCGCTTTATTGGCAAATAAGGCAAACAACCAACCATCATATACAAGAAACCAGAACGGAGACCAAGACGATTTTaagctttcaaaaagtCAGCTTTCGGATCTGCACAACCCAAAATCCGTAGGGTCGTTTATCAAATTATTCGGTGAAGAAACTggcaattttttcaaatatttaaaaacaGATAGAAATGCAGGTATTTCACTTCCAAAAAGGACAGACTATCGCAAGACAACCCGTTACAAGAATTACGGAGACAACTCTCTTCCCGAACGAGTCCCAAAGTCTTTTTTACAGTTAGTGTGGATAGCCTTCAATGATAAAACAATGGAGTTACTGTCAGTTGCTGCTGTCGTTTCCTTTGTTTTAGGTCTGTATGAATTGTGGGTGCAACCACCACAATATGATCCTGAAGGTAATTTAATTAGGCAAGTCGATTGGATAGAAGGTGTTGCTATCATGATGGCTGTTCTTGTGGTGGTTCTAGTAAGTGCCGCCAATGATTACCAAAAGGAATTACAGTTTGCGAAGctaaataagaaaaaggaagacCGTAAAATTATCGCCATAAGAAACGACCAAGAAGTACTGATTTCCATTCATCACGCTTTGGTTGGTGATATTATTTCATTACAAACTGGTGATGTTGTTCCCGCTGATTGCGTTATGATATCAGGGAAATGCGAAGCGGATGAATCTTCTATGACTGGTGAATCTAACAcgataaaaaaacttccaaTTGCTAACTCATTAAaggatttcaaaaaattcaattcCAGTCACGACCACTTGCGAAAGAAGCCATTAGATATAGGTGATGCTGACGAAGACGGTAATAGAGTCGCCGATTGTATGCTAATCTCTGGGTCTAGAATTTTATCTGGGTTAGGCAGAGGTGTAATCACATCCGTTGGTATAAACTCAGTTTATGGTCAAACAATGACTTCATTGAACGTCGAATCCGAAAGCACTCCTTTACAGCTACATTTGAGTCAATTGGCTGACAACATATCTGTTTACGGTTGTGTGGCTGCTATcatccttttcttggtcCTATTCGTCagatatttattttatgtAATACCTGAGAATGGCAGATTCCATGATTTAGATCCTGCTCAAAAAGGTTCCAAATTTATGAACATTCTCATTACTTCCATTACAGTTATTGTAGTGGCTGTTCCAGAAGGTTTACCATTAGCGGTTACGCTAGCCCTAGCATTTGCCACAACAAGAATGACTAAAGATGGTAACTTAGTAAGGGTTCTGAGAAGCTGTGAAACTATGGGCTCTGCTACTGCAGTCTGCTCTGATAAAACTGGTACTTTGACAGAAAACGTCATGAGTGTCGTTCGTGGTTTCTTGGGcaattttaattttgatgACAATAAATCCTTACCTGTTAGTGAACAGAAAAAGCTAAATTCTAAGAAAGTATTCGAAAAAGACTGTTCGTCATCTTTAAGAAACGATCTATTAGCTAATATCGTGTTAAATTCAACTgcctttgaaaatagagattttaagaagaaaaataaaggtAACAGCAGCACTGATAGAGATTCCTCAGAGAGGTCCAGTTCTTCCAACGGGTGGATGTCCaaattattgttttttaagaagaacaagaacgaCAACCATGAAGATCAATTATTCGAGAATGTTTCTAAAGGAAAGCAAGAGCCATTCATCGGTTCCAAAACAGAAACGGCTTTACTCAGTCTAGcaagattttctttgggTTTGCAAGTTGGAGAATTGCAGGATTTGAGAGACCAGCCgactgaaaaattcaatatcGAAAAGATTGTTCAGACAATTCCATTTGAAAGCTCTCGCAAATGGGCTGGACTAGTTGTAAAATACAGAGGTAGTGAAGGTAAAAGACCGTTCTATAGGCTTTACGTTAAAGGTGCCGCGGAaattgttttccaaaattgtTTATATAAGAGAAATTCAGATgatactttgaaaaaaattgatgaagaaactaaagaacaaataaatggtgaaatcaaaaatcttgCATCCGGTGCTCTCAGAGCAATCAGTGTTGCCCACAGAGATTTTTATGAATGTGAAAGCTGGCCTCCTGAGCAGTTGCGCGATAAAGATTCGCCCAACACAGCCGCACACGATTTACTTTTCAACGATCAAAGCATTGAAAAGGGCCTGATTCTAGATGGTATACTTGGTATTCAGGATCCTTTGCGTGAGGGTGTCAGGGAATCTGTTCTGCAATGTCAGCGTGCCGGTGTAACTGTACGTATGGTTACTGGTGACAATATATTAACTGCAAAAGCTATTGCAAGGAATTGTAGTATTCTTTCCGGAGACGTTTCCTCTGAATCATACTCTGCCATGGAAGGCACTGAATTTAGGAAGTTAACCAAAAATGAACGTATAAGAATCCTACCAAACTTAAAAGTCTTGGCAAGATCATCACCAGAAGATAAGAGGTTGTTGGTAGAAACGTTGAAAGGAATGGGAGACGTAGTTGCAGTTACTGGTGACGGTACAAACGATGCGCCAGCTTTAAAACTAGCTGACGTGGGGTTTTCAATGGGTATTTCGGGTACCGAAGTTGCTCGAGAGGCCTCAGATATTATTCTTATGACTGATGATTTTTCTGCTATTGTTAACGCTATTAAATGGGGGAGATGTGTTTCTGTCTCCATAAAAAAGtttattcaatttcaatTAATTGTTAACATTACTGCAGTAATTTTAACTTTTGTGTCGTCTGTTGCATCTAGCGACGAAACGTCGGTATTGACAGCGGTCCAACTATTATGGATCAATCTGATTATGGACACTTTAGCTGCGTTAGCTTTAGCTACTGACAAGCCTGATCCAAACATAATGGATAGAAAACCTAAAGGCCGCTCATCGTCTTTGATTTCTGTTTCGACttggaagatgattttATCACAGGCTACATTGCAATTGATAGTTACTTTTATTTTACACTTCTACGGGCCGgaattatttttcaatagccACGAAGATCAAATAACGAgtcatcaacaacaacaactaAATGCCATGACATTCAACACCTTCGTTTGGTTACAATTCTTTACTATGCTAGTATCGAGAAAATTAGATGAAGCTGACGGAATATCAAGTTGGAGAGATAGAATTTCAACTGCGAATTTAAACTTCTTCCAAGACTTGGGCagaaattattatttcttaacAATAATGGCAATCATTGGCGGATGCCAAGTTTTGATCATGTTTTTTGGTGGTGCACCATTCTCTATTGCCAGACAGACCAAATCGATGTGGATAACCGCTGTGCTTTGTGGTATGTTGTCTTTGATTATGGGATTATTGGTAAGGATAATCCCTGATGAAGTAGCATTGAAAGCATTTCCGGTTGCTtatgttcaaaaatttaaatATGTATTTGGACTTGAGTTTCTCAGAAGAAAGCAACTCGCAAAAaatgacgacgaagaagcGCTTTTGGACGAATCTGATACACCAGAGTCTACGGCGTTCTACTAG
- the COG7 gene encoding Golgi transport complex subunit COG7, with translation MADLSIADDDDILGMFFDEEFVPHAFVDILLTNALDEDEIQTQSISSSLLTRLDFYTKNLTKELENTIWNLDKLSQTLPMAWAPSRSREELDKDDSSVYSTESLRSSKLEYYLDTLGSAVRALETGMKNVTQKVNEIDQQKDENTNVRKQLQNLVLIKERIEKTIYYLEQIKTVTNISTTKESGNTATMGSDISISDFRTSLKTLENTIDESLALTSGNEAKNQKNSDLIEKIDSLFELKTLFKGLDKFFAEYVTFSESIKSKAQSYLSTKDIDEELIS, from the coding sequence ATGGCCGACTTATCTATTGcggatgatgatgatatctTAGGAATGTTTTTTGATGAGGAATTTGTTCCTCACGCATTTGTTGATATACTTTTAACAAATGCActtgacgaagatgaaatcCAAACGCAATCCATATCGTCATCGCTATTGACCAGGCTGGACTTCTACACAAAAAACCTTACAAAGGAATTGGAGAATACTATATGGAATTTGGATAAATTGTCTCAAACACTACCGATGGCATGGGCACCTTCTAGATCCAGGGAAGAATTAGACAAAGATGATTCATCAGTATATTCGACTGAATCGTTAAGGTCATCTAAGCTGGAGTACTATCTGGATACCTTGGGAAGTGCCGTAAGAGCATTGGAAACAGGAATGAAGAATGTGACGCAAAAGGTAAATGAGATAGATCAacaaaaagatgaaaacacTAATGTTAGAAAACAACTGCAAAATTTAGTGCtaattaaagaaagaattgagAAGACAATATATTATTTAGAACAAATCAAGACCGTTACGAATATTTCgacaacaaaagaaagtggAAACACTGCTACCATGGGTAGCGACATTTCAATAAGCGACTTCAGGACATCTCTGAAGACTCTAGAGAATACGATTGATGAATCGCTAGCTTTAACGTCTGGAAATGAAgccaaaaaccaaaaaaattccgatttgatagaaaaaattgactCACTTTTCGAACTGAAGACCTTGTTTAAAGGTCTTGATAAGTTCTTTGCTGAATACGTCACCTTTTCAGAGAGtataaaatcaaaagcaCAAAGTTATTTATCAACCAAGGATATTGACGAAGAGCTAATTTCTTGA
- the RPN14 gene encoding Rpn14p, whose translation MGKNITVAHIQYDFDAVLEEEHENDDGFYINVDRNLNEIKEYRIKVLANNEGVDAGEKNSFEKINPHLYMAQLNGQKFLFNTIKKDYSKMFEGADYTAVDLIKVPTKQFILGTTEGSIKVLDSNFSLEREINQAHAGEITKLKFFPSGEALISGSQDMQVKIWSVKDGSNPRSLIGHKATITDIAIIDRGRNVLSASLDGTIRLWECGTASTVHTFSRKENPHDGVNSIALFVGTKEQLLESPDIKKRDLEFGTYGKHVIAGHASGVITVHDVFSRRQITQHPSKFTSSCNSLAIDVNDPNYIYAGYENGMLAQWDLRSPEHPVDEFSINEGVRINSVCFADDFLLVSSGLDTSIKFDITRDPKSQHPVIASKAPIFLVSDDNEVNQFCYTPHSESQKEVITVGKHNFFALYNLSSDVFI comes from the coding sequence ATGGGTAAGAATATTACAGTTGCTCATATCCAGTATGACTTTGATGCTGTTTTGGAAGAGGAGcatgaaaatgatgatggCTTTTACATCAACGTAGACAGAAACCTGAATGAAATCAAGGAATACAGAATAAAAGTGCTAGCAAATAACGAGGGCGTAGATGCAggcgaaaaaaatagttttgAGAAGATCAATCCTCATCTCTATATGGCACAACTGAACGGGCAGAAGTTTCTGTTCAATACCATCAAGAAAGATTATTCAAAGATGTTCGAGGGTGCGGATTATACTGCTGTAGATTTGATCAAAGTTCCGACGAAGCAGTTCATATTAGGTACTACAGAAGGTAGTATTAAAGTACTGGATTCGAATTTTAGCttggaaagagaaattaaCCAGGCGCACGCTGGTGAGATAACAAaattaaagttttttccAAGTGGTGAGGCTCTGATCTCTGGTTCGCAAGATATGCAGGTAAAGATATGGTCCGTAAAAGATGGTTCCAATCCTCGCTCATTAATCGGACACAAGGCGACAATTACAGATATTGCTATAATAGACCGTGGGAGGAATGTACTTTCTGCCTCTCTGGATGGTACCATTCGTCTATGGGAATGCGGCACAGCATCGACTGTTCATACTTTCagcagaaaagaaaacccaCATGACGGTGTGAATAGCATAGCCCTATTCGTGGGAACGAAGGAGCAACTGCTTGAGAGTCCagatattaaaaaaagagatcTAGAGTTTGGAACATACGGTAAGCATGTTATTGCAGGCCACGCTTCTGGAGTTATTACTGTACATGATGTCTTTTCGAGAAGGCAAATTACTCAACACCCAAGCAAGTTCACATCTTCATGTAATTCGTTGGCGATCGACGTGAATGATCCGAACTATATTTACGCAGGCTATGAAAATGGAATGTTAGCTCAATGGGATTTAAGATCACCAGAACACCCAGTCGATGAGTTCTCTATTAATGAAGGCGTTCGGATAAATAGCGTTTGCTTTgctgatgattttttgcttgTCTCTTCTGGGCTTGACACTAGTATTAAGTTTGATATTACTAGGGATCCAAAAAGCCAGCATCCCGTAATTGCATCTAAAGCGCCTATATTTTTAGTCTCTGATGATAACGAAGTTAATCAGTTTTGCTACACGCCGCACAGTGAATCACAAAAGGAGGTGATCACAGTTGGTAAACataatttctttgctttgTATAATCTGAGTAGTGAtgtttttatataa
- the CDH1 gene encoding Cdh1p: MSTNSNPFMNNTPSSSPLKGSENKRISKRPISSSSSASLLSSPSRRSRPPTVYGDRYIPNRTDIDLNSIVSISSITNVPALNPSSTEDQVEYQKERQAHETYNTLLKNELFGEMLSKDTVGPESSIDRIKNTRPSTMGVVHAENSSNRGYELERVSTPPPEGAGLEDFSPHSTPVTPRRLFTSQQDEVIRPSSSSVRGASLLTYQQRKGRKLSAASLLQSQFFDSMSPVRPDSKQLLLSPGKQFRQIAKVPYRVLDAPSLADDFYYSLIDWSSTDVLAVALGKSIFLTDNNTGDVVHLCDTQNEYTSLSWIGAGSHLAVGQGNGLVEIYDVIKRKCIRTLSGHVDRVACLSWNNHVLTSGSRDHRILHRDVRMPDPFFETIESHTQEVCGLKWNVADNKLASGGNDNMVNVYEGTSKSPILTFDEHKAAVKAMAWSPHKRGILATGGGTADRKLKIWNVNTSTKISDIDSGSQICNMVWSKNTNELVTSHGYSKYNLTLWDCTSMDPIAILKGHSFRVLHLTLSNDGTTVVSGAGDETLRYWKLFDKPKAKVQPNSLIFDAFNQIR; encoded by the coding sequence ATGTCTACAAACTCAAACCCGTTCATGAATAATACACCTTCTTCCTCTCCACTTAAGGGTTCTGAGAATAAGAGGATATCGAAACGGCCGATCTCCAGTTCGTCATCTGCCTCACTATTATCCTCCCCCTCCAGACGATCGAGGCCGCCTACAGTATATGGTGATAGATATATTCCTAACAGAACTGACATAGATTTGAATTCTATCGTTTCAATCAGTAGCATAACGAACGTTCCTGCCCTCAACCCATCGAGTACAGAGGATCAAGTCGAGTACCAAAAGGAAAGACAAGCACATGAAACGTACAACACTCTGTTAAAGAATGAGCTTTTTGGTGAGATGCTTAGTAAGGATACAGTAGGGCCAGAAAGTAGTATAGACCGTATAAAGAACACTAGGCCATCTACTATGGGCGTTGTACATGCAGAAAATTCAAGTAACCGTGGTTATGAGCTGGAACGAGTATCAACACCGCCACCTGAAGGGGCTGGTTTAGAAGACTTTTCTCCACACTCTACGCCAGTCACGCCTCGACGTCTTTTCACTTCACAGCAAGATGAAGTCATACGGCCTTCCAGTAGCTCGGTGAGAGGCGCCAGCCTGCTAACCTATCAACAACGCAAAGGTAGAAAACTCTCAGCAGCATCTTTGTTACAGTCACagttttttgattcaatGTCGCCAGTTAGGCCAGATTCGAAACAATTATTGTTGTCACCGGGAAAGCAATTCAGACAAATAGCGAAGGTCCCTTATAGAGTTCTAGATGCTCCATCTTTAGCAGACgatttttattatagttTGATAGATTGGTCGAGCACAGACGTCTTGGCAGTCGCCCTTGGGAAGTCTATATTTTTAACGGACAATAATACGGGGGACGTTGTGCATTTGTGTGACACGCAAAACGAATATACAAGCTTAAGCTGGATTGGAGCAGGCTCTCACCTAGCAGTTGGCCAAGGCAACGGGCTTGTAGAAATTTATGACgtaataaaaagaaaatgtatAAGAACATTATCAGGACATGTCGATAGAGTGGCGTGTTTGTCTTGGAATAATCATGTGTTAACATCTGGAAGTAGGGACCATCGAATACTGCATAGAGATGTAAGAATGCCGGATCCTTTCTTCGAAACTATAGAGTCGCATACTCAGGAAGTCTGCGGCTTGAAGTGGAATGTAGCAGATAATAAGCTTGCATCAGGTGGTAACGATAATATGGTTAATGTTTACGAGGGAACTTCCAAATCCCCAATCTTGACATTTGATGAACATAAGGCTGCTGTTAAGGCAATGGCTTGGTCTCCTCACAAAAGGGGCATTTTAGCTACAGGCGGTGGAACAGCGGAtagaaaattgaaaatttggaatGTCAATACTTCGACGAAGATAAGTGATATAGACAGTGGCTCTCAGATATGTAATATGGTATGGTCAAAAAATACGAACGAACTTGTGACATCGCATggttattcaaaatataacTTAACTTTATGGGATTGTACTTCCATGGATCCAATCGCAATTTTGAAGGGACACAGTTTCAGAGTCCTTCATTTGACCTTATCTAATGATGGGACCACTGTTGTTTCTGGAGCTGGAGACGAAACATTACGATATTGGAAGCTTTTTGACAAGCCAAAAGCGAAAGTTCAACCAAATTCGTTGATATTTGATGCATTCAATCAGATCCGCTAA